A stretch of Desulfobacter hydrogenophilus DNA encodes these proteins:
- a CDS encoding NAD(+)/NADH kinase, translated as MSNQRIGLVIKNEDHAQNKARELIRHIGDRCLIIDTQAPTPPPIPDDLICIVVLGGDGTFLSVARYIGDSNIPLMGIKFGEVGFLAETTEDLLCKRVDTVFKGDYFIQERSRLNIRVVRDGQCIVDEDVLNDAVINKAALSRLASCAVYLDETYLTTYRADGLIVATPTGSTAYSLAAGGPVVYPEVPSIILTPICPFTLTNRPLLIPDHTRVEISLKGSPEDMILTLDGQEGFDMATCDKIYIQKSRHSVKMLSFEPHSYFKVLKTRLHWSGGRS; from the coding sequence GTGAGTAATCAGCGCATCGGACTTGTGATAAAAAATGAAGACCACGCCCAGAACAAAGCCCGGGAATTGATCCGGCATATAGGGGACAGATGCCTGATCATTGACACCCAGGCCCCGACGCCGCCACCCATCCCCGACGATCTGATCTGCATTGTTGTGCTTGGCGGAGACGGCACCTTTTTAAGTGTGGCCCGATATATTGGTGACTCGAACATTCCCCTGATGGGTATCAAATTCGGTGAGGTTGGGTTTCTTGCCGAAACCACGGAGGATCTTCTTTGCAAGAGGGTTGATACGGTGTTTAAAGGGGATTATTTTATCCAGGAGCGTAGCCGCCTCAATATCCGTGTGGTTCGGGACGGTCAGTGCATCGTGGACGAAGATGTGCTAAATGATGCGGTCATCAATAAGGCGGCTCTGTCAAGGCTTGCCTCATGCGCCGTCTATCTGGATGAGACCTATTTGACCACATATCGCGCTGATGGGCTGATTGTGGCCACGCCCACGGGCTCCACAGCCTATTCCCTGGCCGCAGGCGGCCCCGTGGTTTATCCCGAAGTGCCCTCCATTATCCTTACCCCAATCTGTCCCTTTACCTTGACCAACCGACCGTTGCTCATCCCGGACCATACCCGGGTTGAAATCAGCCTGAAAGGCAGCCCCGAGGATATGATTCTAACTCTGGACGGTCAGGAGGGGTTTGATATGGCGACCTGTGACAAAATCTACATTCAAAAAAGCCGCCACAGCGTAAAAATGCTCTCCTTTGAACCCCACTCCTATTTCAAGGTACTGAAAACGCGGCTACACTGGAGCGGCGGCAGATCCTGA
- a CDS encoding phosphate/phosphite/phosphonate ABC transporter substrate-binding protein, with protein MGTFRIFFAATLLVLLVGCGDDEPVVKVDLSRTEQVTFTQEPDQITYAYLPQYSHTVSYTRHHGLINYLRKTTGLNIRQIFPDTFDQHMKMVGNRQIDISFSNPLIYVKIAQRYGARAFAQIVETTGKDSFRGQIITRKNNLAIQRLEDCRGKRWIAVDPASAGGYLFPLGHFFNQGIFTSDFKAIDFAPGPGGKQEKVILAVFAGRYDIGTIREGALDVVAGRIDVSKIRILSRTRTYPGWVYAARKDLDPNNLDKIKKALTALDFNRQDHREILEAANFFKVIPTQDEDFQPVRALMDKLGMELTP; from the coding sequence ATGGGAACCTTTAGAATATTCTTTGCTGCCACCCTCCTTGTCCTGCTTGTCGGATGCGGCGATGATGAACCCGTGGTCAAGGTGGATTTAAGCCGGACCGAACAGGTGACTTTCACACAAGAGCCTGATCAGATCACCTACGCCTACCTGCCCCAGTATTCCCATACGGTCTCCTATACCCGTCACCACGGCCTGATCAATTACCTAAGAAAAACAACCGGGCTGAATATCAGACAGATCTTTCCAGACACCTTTGATCAGCATATGAAAATGGTGGGGAACAGACAGATCGACATCTCCTTTTCCAATCCCTTGATCTATGTCAAAATCGCCCAAAGATACGGAGCCAGGGCCTTTGCCCAGATCGTCGAAACCACGGGCAAGGACAGCTTCAGGGGGCAGATCATCACCCGCAAAAACAACTTGGCCATCCAGCGTCTTGAAGACTGCCGGGGCAAAAGGTGGATCGCCGTGGACCCGGCATCGGCAGGCGGCTACCTTTTTCCCCTGGGTCACTTTTTCAACCAGGGTATTTTCACCAGCGATTTTAAAGCCATTGATTTTGCCCCCGGCCCGGGGGGTAAGCAGGAGAAGGTCATCCTTGCCGTATTTGCCGGCCGGTACGATATCGGCACCATACGGGAGGGGGCCCTGGATGTGGTGGCCGGCAGAATTGATGTGTCAAAAATCCGAATATTGTCCCGGACCCGCACGTATCCAGGATGGGTATATGCAGCCAGGAAAGATCTGGATCCCAACAACCTGGATAAAATAAAAAAGGCCTTGACAGCGCTGGATTTTAACCGGCAGGACCACCGGGAGATACTGGAGGCGGCTAATTTTTTTAAGGTGATTCCGACCCAAGACGAAGATTTCCAACCGGTCAGAGCGCTGATGGACAAACTCGGCATGGAGCTGACCCCATGA
- a CDS encoding ATP-binding protein yields MKLGFKGKLLMGFFILLMVQGLVIFFWFSQAMKASVLDEIKNQGLSTATSLAVGLVEPLLAMDYLRMKLLVDETKRLSNDIFYIFVLDPEGRILAHTFKDGFPVELKTVNLFSRTKGFSLKLLNTGDEKIYDYAVPITVNQDLLGVLRLGLSHTRAEEVVDQVLITTIIIMVLAIFLAGLVGTLLANPVIRSIKKLHDSSEQALRGNLNIHTAPALARNCWDIMNCSRTECPAYKNYHHRCWYLAGTLCPTCVGGEYAKKIESCRKCRVYRQCSGDEIQSLAESFDAMTLSLKGNLSDLKNAEKILNDQKGRLQTILDAVPDFISLQDAQGRYISVNKAFCEMLGRSQDQIVGRFNKDLFPPIIAERYDEEDRSVLSSSTPLVKENRIKDHRGTRWLHVVKIPVPGKDLASIGLVCSGRDISILKEVQDQLTHAQKMDSVGRLAAGVAHEINTPLGIILGYGQLLLEDVEKEGQIYQDVSAIVKQTKICAKIVKDLLNFSRSSESVTSHFDIHTALEEVIDVVEHTFRLNHITIRRNFHPSPLYLKGDKEKIRQVFVNLLNNAFDAIGSNGEIFVGTGEAEPGSQMKISVTDTGCGIDKKNLQKIFDPFYTTKGPGKGTGLGLSVTFGIIKEHKGKIEAYSPPLDKSLLQGTEFVVLLPLDNEPAKGEQDG; encoded by the coding sequence ATGAAGCTGGGATTCAAAGGGAAATTGCTCATGGGCTTTTTTATCCTGCTCATGGTCCAGGGCCTGGTTATTTTTTTCTGGTTCAGCCAGGCCATGAAAGCCTCGGTGCTGGATGAGATCAAAAACCAGGGACTTTCCACCGCCACCAGCCTGGCCGTAGGGTTGGTCGAACCGTTGCTGGCCATGGATTACCTGCGCATGAAACTCCTGGTGGATGAAACCAAAAGATTGAGCAACGATATTTTTTACATCTTTGTTCTGGATCCCGAGGGCCGTATCCTGGCCCACACCTTTAAAGACGGATTTCCAGTGGAATTAAAAACCGTCAACCTGTTTTCCCGGACCAAAGGGTTTTCACTCAAGCTTCTGAACACCGGCGACGAAAAAATTTATGACTACGCCGTTCCCATTACCGTCAACCAGGATCTTCTGGGTGTCCTTCGATTAGGGCTTTCCCATACCCGGGCGGAAGAGGTGGTCGACCAGGTCCTGATCACCACCATTATTATCATGGTTTTGGCCATCTTTCTGGCGGGACTTGTGGGCACCCTGCTGGCCAACCCGGTCATCCGGAGCATCAAAAAACTCCATGACTCATCGGAACAGGCCTTGCGTGGAAATCTTAATATTCACACCGCCCCGGCCCTTGCAAGAAATTGCTGGGACATCATGAACTGTAGCCGGACCGAATGCCCAGCCTATAAAAATTATCATCACAGGTGCTGGTACCTGGCCGGCACCTTGTGTCCCACCTGTGTGGGAGGCGAATATGCCAAAAAAATCGAATCCTGCCGGAAATGCCGGGTATACCGGCAATGCTCAGGGGACGAAATCCAGAGTCTGGCCGAAAGTTTTGACGCCATGACCCTGTCCTTAAAGGGCAACCTGTCTGACCTGAAGAACGCGGAAAAAATTCTCAATGATCAGAAAGGCAGGCTTCAGACTATTTTGGATGCAGTTCCCGATTTTATCTCCCTGCAGGATGCCCAGGGACGGTATATATCGGTGAACAAAGCCTTCTGCGAGATGCTGGGCAGATCCCAGGACCAAATCGTAGGCCGGTTCAACAAGGACCTGTTTCCTCCCATCATTGCCGAACGTTACGATGAGGAGGACCGCTCCGTCCTCTCCTCCAGCACGCCCTTGGTCAAGGAAAATCGAATCAAAGATCACCGGGGTACAAGATGGCTCCACGTGGTTAAAATTCCTGTCCCGGGAAAAGACCTGGCGTCCATAGGCCTGGTCTGCAGTGGCAGGGACATCTCCATACTTAAGGAAGTCCAGGACCAGCTCACCCATGCCCAGAAGATGGATTCCGTGGGCCGCCTGGCCGCAGGCGTCGCCCATGAGATCAATACGCCTCTGGGCATTATTCTGGGATACGGCCAGCTGCTGTTGGAAGACGTGGAAAAAGAGGGCCAGATCTACCAGGATGTGTCAGCCATTGTCAAACAAACCAAAATCTGCGCCAAAATCGTCAAGGACCTGCTCAATTTTTCCAGGTCCAGTGAAAGCGTAACATCACACTTTGATATTCATACCGCCCTTGAAGAAGTCATCGACGTGGTGGAGCACACCTTTCGCCTGAACCATATCACCATACGCCGCAATTTTCACCCAAGCCCTTTGTATCTGAAAGGAGACAAAGAAAAAATCAGACAGGTCTTTGTTAACCTGCTCAACAACGCCTTTGATGCCATTGGCAGCAACGGGGAAATCTTTGTCGGCACCGGAGAAGCGGAACCGGGCAGCCAAATGAAAATCTCTGTGACAGATACAGGATGCGGTATTGATAAAAAAAATCTGCAAAAAATATTTGACCCCTTTTACACTACCAAGGGGCCGGGCAAGGGAACAGGGCTGGGCCTGTCAGTCACCTTTGGCATCATTAAAGAACACAAAGGAAAAATCGAGGCATACTCTCCCCCGTTAGACAAATCCCTGCTCCAGGGGACAGAATTTGTCGTACTCCTGCCCCTGGACAACGAACCTGCAAAAGGAGAACAAGATGGCTGA
- a CDS encoding response regulator — translation MAEILVLDDVQDAGALIKRILERKGHKVTPFTEEEEAIAHVAKGGTDLAVLDIKLKKMNGVEVLEEMKKKDPDIRVIMLTGYPTIETARESLSLGAAAYCVKPIDKDELELKVEEVLKT, via the coding sequence ATGGCTGAAATTCTGGTCCTGGACGATGTTCAGGATGCCGGTGCCCTGATCAAGAGAATATTGGAACGTAAAGGCCACAAGGTCACCCCCTTTACCGAAGAGGAAGAGGCCATTGCCCATGTGGCCAAAGGCGGTACAGATCTTGCCGTTCTGGATATCAAACTTAAGAAGATGAACGGCGTAGAGGTACTCGAAGAGATGAAAAAAAAAGATCCCGATATACGTGTGATCATGCTCACAGGCTACCCCACCATAGAAACGGCCAGGGAAAGCCTGTCCCTGGGGGCCGCAGCTTACTGCGTCAAGCCCATTGACAAGGACGAACTGGAATTAAAGGTGGAAGAGGTCCTCAAAACCTGA